The Nocardioides sp. S5 genome includes a window with the following:
- a CDS encoding V-type ATP synthase subunit D encodes MTALTATRTELLRRRSAIAFAAQGRDLLVDKRMALVRELHRLDADVSAQREAAAVLAREARALLDESTADEGPAAVAAVASGAANGVVAEREDRMVVGVRVVTVQANDLRRTAEERGAAPVLVAPSIEAAAEAYERYLEHVLRFVALEATVRRLTEEVARTTRQVNALENVVIPGLEEEAAHITAVLEEREREEHSRLKRARERRRVPQDRPAPDHPPVPRPDEEERR; translated from the coding sequence ATGACGGCCCTGACCGCGACCCGGACCGAGCTGCTGCGGCGTCGCTCGGCGATCGCCTTCGCGGCCCAGGGCCGTGACCTTCTGGTCGACAAGCGGATGGCCCTGGTGCGCGAGTTGCACCGTCTCGACGCAGACGTGTCCGCCCAGCGTGAGGCCGCCGCCGTCCTCGCCCGGGAGGCTCGCGCGCTGCTCGACGAGAGCACCGCCGACGAGGGCCCGGCCGCCGTCGCGGCGGTCGCGTCGGGTGCGGCCAACGGCGTCGTCGCCGAGCGCGAGGACCGCATGGTGGTCGGCGTGCGGGTCGTGACGGTGCAGGCCAACGACCTGCGACGGACGGCCGAGGAGCGCGGCGCGGCACCGGTGCTGGTGGCCCCGTCGATCGAGGCGGCGGCGGAGGCCTACGAGCGGTACCTCGAGCACGTCCTGCGCTTCGTGGCCCTCGAGGCCACGGTGCGCCGGCTCACCGAGGAAGTGGCCCGCACCACGCGCCAGGTCAACGCGCTCGAGAACGTCGTCATCCCCGGACTCGAGGAGGAGGCCGCCCACATCACCGCGGTCCTCGAGGAGCGCGAGCGTGAGGAGCACTCCCGCCTGAAGCGGGCGCGGGAGCGACGTCGCGTCCCGCAGGACCGACCGGCACCGGACCATCCTCCCGTGCCGCGACCCGACGAGGAGGAACGGCGATGA
- a CDS encoding TerC family protein, translated as MDVPFWAWAAVLGVIVVMLAIDLFAHRTAHVVGVKEAAAWSAVWVSLGLTFGGIVWWAYGAQAGGEYYAGYLIEKSLAVDNVFVFALIFTYFAVPREYQHRVLFYGVLGALVFRAIFIAGGAVLIENFAWILYLFGAFLVYTGWKMFRHRDDQMDLSRNKLLALAKRKIPSTEEYHGQKFWVKQAGKWVATPLFFVLIMVETTDIIFAVDSIPAIFAVTQDPFLVFTSNAFAILGLRAMYFLLADLIDRFIYLKAGLAAILVFVGIKMLLLDVYKVPIWLSLGVIASCIAVAVIASLRATRDQATVAPHATPAHASDEDEVLR; from the coding sequence ATGGATGTTCCCTTCTGGGCCTGGGCGGCGGTGCTGGGCGTCATCGTCGTGATGCTGGCGATCGACCTGTTCGCCCACCGCACCGCTCACGTCGTCGGTGTCAAGGAGGCTGCCGCCTGGTCCGCGGTCTGGGTCAGCCTCGGCCTGACGTTCGGCGGCATCGTCTGGTGGGCCTACGGCGCCCAGGCCGGCGGCGAGTACTACGCCGGGTACCTGATCGAGAAGTCGCTGGCGGTCGACAACGTCTTCGTCTTCGCGCTGATCTTCACCTACTTCGCCGTGCCGCGGGAGTACCAGCACCGGGTCCTGTTCTACGGCGTCCTCGGGGCACTGGTCTTCCGGGCGATCTTCATCGCCGGTGGCGCGGTCCTGATCGAGAACTTCGCCTGGATCCTCTACCTCTTCGGCGCCTTCCTCGTATACACGGGCTGGAAGATGTTCCGCCACCGCGACGACCAGATGGACCTCTCGCGCAACAAGCTGCTGGCACTGGCCAAGAGGAAGATCCCCTCGACGGAGGAGTACCACGGGCAGAAGTTCTGGGTGAAGCAGGCGGGCAAGTGGGTGGCCACGCCGCTGTTCTTCGTCCTCATCATGGTCGAGACCACTGACATCATCTTCGCCGTCGACTCCATCCCCGCGATCTTCGCCGTCACCCAGGACCCGTTCCTGGTCTTCACCAGCAACGCCTTCGCCATCCTGGGCCTTCGAGCGATGTACTTCCTGCTCGCCGATCTCATCGACCGCTTCATCTACCTCAAGGCCGGCCTCGCCGCGATCTTGGTCTTCGTCGGCATCAAGATGCTGCTCCTCGACGTCTACAAGGTTCCGATCTGGCTCTCCCTCGGCGTGATCGCCAGCTGCATCGCCGTTGCGGTCATCGCCAGTCTCCGCGCGACTCGTGACCAGGCCACCGTCGCCCCCCACGCGACGCCGGCCCACGCGTCCGACGAGGACGAGGTGCTGCGATGA
- the heR gene encoding heliorhodopsin HeR, with product MSGQHREPSPDPLAPEVEALAPKLRRDNLVAAVLHLAQAVAVLALATSFALPVTGTYLAGPPGTTPEEQVVLFDVPTGAAVAAFLLLSALAHVVVTTTWGAGYRADLARRRNRARWIEYSVSSSLMIVLIAQLVGISDVAALLALFGVNASMILFGWLQEHYEDPGSRGWLPFIFGCAAGIVPWLAITVYLVSPQSTSGAEPPAFVYGIFVSLFAFFNVFALNQWLQYRGLGRWRDYLFGERVYILLSLVAKSALSWQVFAGTLAS from the coding sequence ATGTCCGGCCAGCACCGCGAACCATCTCCCGATCCGCTTGCTCCCGAGGTGGAAGCCTTGGCTCCGAAACTGCGACGCGACAACCTGGTAGCAGCCGTGCTCCACCTCGCCCAGGCCGTCGCGGTCCTCGCCCTGGCCACCAGCTTCGCACTCCCAGTCACCGGGACCTACCTCGCCGGCCCACCCGGAACGACGCCGGAGGAGCAGGTCGTTCTCTTCGACGTCCCAACCGGTGCCGCGGTGGCAGCGTTCCTCCTGTTGTCCGCGCTGGCCCACGTCGTCGTCACCACCACCTGGGGGGCCGGCTACCGGGCCGACCTCGCCCGACGCCGCAACCGGGCTCGCTGGATCGAGTACTCCGTGTCCTCGTCGCTGATGATCGTGCTGATCGCCCAGCTGGTCGGGATCTCCGACGTCGCGGCCCTGCTGGCGCTGTTCGGCGTCAACGCCTCGATGATCCTGTTCGGGTGGCTCCAAGAGCACTACGAGGACCCGGGCTCGCGCGGCTGGCTGCCGTTCATCTTCGGGTGTGCCGCCGGGATCGTGCCGTGGCTCGCGATCACGGTCTACCTGGTGTCACCGCAGTCCACCTCCGGGGCCGAGCCGCCCGCCTTCGTCTACGGCATCTTCGTGTCGCTCTTCGCCTTCTTCAACGTCTTCGCCCTCAACCAATGGCTGCAGTACCGCGGCCTCGGACGGTGGCGCGACTACCTGTTCGGCGAACGGGTCTACATCCTGCTCAGCCTCGTCGCGAAGTCAGCGCTGTCCTGGCAGGTGTTCGCCGGCACCCTTGCCAGCTGA